The genomic stretch TGGATTTTGCGACATCCCATATTAGAGACACTAAAGACAATGCTTCTTCTATGGTTACCAGACAGGTGGCATATGCCTTTATGTCCAGGGTTTGCCTGTTTGAGGGAACTTACCGAAAGTACCATGATGAGCTGGGACTGCAAGGTACGGCTGAAGAGTTGCTTCGAAAGGCCGCTGATGCTGCAAAAACAGTCATGGATGCCAAGCAATTCCAAATTTACAACACGGGAAGCCCAGCGACGGATTACCGAGATATATTTACCAGCGAAAATCCCGTTTCTGAGGAAGTAATGTGGGCGGTGGTATACAATAATGCCTTGAAAAGATGGCACAATATCACCTGGAAGTTTAACAGTGCCACATATGGTAACCGATGGGGGCTGAACAAGCAGTTCGTCAATACCTACCTGATGACCGATGGCAGCAGGTTTACAGAACGCCAGGGCTATGACACGATTCAATTCGTGCGTGAGATGGAAAATCGGGACTTCCGTTTGGCGCAGACTGTGCGTTCGTTGGGTTACACCAGGCTGGACGGTACGCCTGCTCCACCAAATTTTGGCTACACTTATACAGGTTATCATATCTTGAAATTCAGCTTGGATGACAGTAGATTGGATGGGATTTCTGAATCTTATAATTCTATTCCTTTGATCCGTTATGCAGAGGTGTTGCTCAATTATGCTGAAGCTAAAGCGGAATTAGGTGAATTTGACAGGGGAATTTGGGAGCAAACCATTGCACCCCTTCGTGGACGCGCCGGGGTGGATCCAACGATCCCTGCTGCGACAGACAGTTACCTTCAATCTGTGTATTTCCCGAATATTGGCGATAAATTCCTTTTGGAAATCCGACGGGAAAGAGGTGTTGAGCTTTGCTACGAAGGCTTCCGATACGATGACCTGTTGCGATGGAAAAAAGGTGATTTGGTAGAAATGCCCTGGGAGGGGATCTATGTACCTGGGCTAAACCAACCGATGGATTTGGATGGAAATGGAAAGCCTGATGTAGCCTTTGTTGAATCGGTTCCGGACGAAAAGATTTCTGGTGTGATCTACTTTGTCGTTGATGGTTCAAACTCCATTTTGACAGAAGGTGACAAGGGACATATCGTCTGGAGGGCTAATGAGGAACGTCAATTCCCTGATAAGAAATACCTGCATCCGATTTCCAACAGCGACTTGGTACTCAATCCAGACCTAGGGCAAAATCCAGGCTGGGAATAAAGGCTTTTGTTGCAGGCCAATCCCTGATGAGGAATCAGGGATTGGTAATAACAAGGATATGTTATCTCTTGTTTAGTAAAATTTAATTTTAACGTTATTCGAAATGAAAAAATATATGGTTTTATTGTCCATGGTGCTATTAAGCACTTTGGGCAATGTTTTTGCCCAAAGGAGCAAGATAATTATCCCTGACATAGCCGGTTATCAAACCTTGAAAGGTGATTTTCATATGCACACGGTATTTTCGGATGGCCATGTTTGGCCCACCTTTCGGGTCAATGAGGCCCTGCGGGATGGAATGGATGTGATTGCCATTACCGAACACATGGATTATGAGGGGTTCCCGGAGGAAATCGAAAGAGATTATAACAAAAGTTATGAGATTGCTGCCGAGGCGGCCAAGGATAAAGGTTTGATGGTCATCAAAGGAGTGGAAATTTCCCCACGAGTGCCTCCTTAT from Echinicola soli encodes the following:
- a CDS encoding RagB/SusD family nutrient uptake outer membrane protein encodes the protein MKKIFHLIIALIGLVPVLISCEDFLESEPVDKLVPNSFFQSEKDLELYSNSFYQRQVPGGLSVVQSDEMGEFTSKNQSNNFIAGAYSSVDEGAWNWSDLRNINYFLENFNNEAIPQEARDHYEGIARFFRAYFYFDMVKRYGNVPWYSKTLATDDPDLYKPRDSREAVIDSMLVDLDFATSHIRDTKDNASSMVTRQVAYAFMSRVCLFEGTYRKYHDELGLQGTAEELLRKAADAAKTVMDAKQFQIYNTGSPATDYRDIFTSENPVSEEVMWAVVYNNALKRWHNITWKFNSATYGNRWGLNKQFVNTYLMTDGSRFTERQGYDTIQFVREMENRDFRLAQTVRSLGYTRLDGTPAPPNFGYTYTGYHILKFSLDDSRLDGISESYNSIPLIRYAEVLLNYAEAKAELGEFDRGIWEQTIAPLRGRAGVDPTIPAATDSYLQSVYFPNIGDKFLLEIRRERGVELCYEGFRYDDLLRWKKGDLVEMPWEGIYVPGLNQPMDLDGNGKPDVAFVESVPDEKISGVIYFVVDGSNSILTEGDKGHIVWRANEERQFPDKKYLHPISNSDLVLNPDLGQNPGWE